One window of the Pseudochaenichthys georgianus chromosome 21, fPseGeo1.2, whole genome shotgun sequence genome contains the following:
- the LOC139435996 gene encoding uncharacterized protein, with product MTTETALIAVTEELHTAKAASLSSVIILLDLSAAFDTVNHQILLRTLQELGVSGSALSLLTSYLKDRTYRVVARISACLADISQWMSDHHLKLNLDKTEVLFLPGKDCPTLDLTINIGTSVVSPTQTARNLGVILDNNLSFTANIAATTRCCRYTLYNIRRMRPQLTQKATQVLVQVLVISRLDYCNSLLAGLPACAIRPLQLIQNAAARLVFNLPKCSHTTPLLRCLHWLPITARIHFKTLVLAYHAANGSGPSYIQDMVKPYTPARALRSASTKRLAAPSLRRGPKFPSAKTRGFAILAPKWWNELPIDIRTADSLHTFRRRLKTHL from the exons ATGA ccacagaaactgctctcattgctgtcactgaggaactgcacactgccaaagcagcatccctctcctctgtcatcatcctgttggacctgtctgctgcattcgacacggtgaaccatcagatcctccttcgcactctccaagaacttggagtttcaggctctgcactttccctcctcacctcatacctcaaagaccgcacctacagg gtcgttgcacgcatctctgcttgtctagctgacatctctcagtggatgtctgatcatcacctcaagctcaaccttgacaaaactgaagtgcttttccttccgggaaaagattgtcccactcttgacctaacaatcaacatcggcacctctgttgtttccccgactcagactgcaaggaatctgggtgtgatcctagataacaacctgtccttcactgcaaacatcgctgctacaacccgctgctgcagatacacgctttacaacatccggaggatgcgtccccagctgacccagaaagcgacgcaggttctggtccaggttctcgtcatctcacgcctagactactgcaactccctcctggctggtctacctgcatgtgccatccgacctctgcagctcatccagaatgcagcggctcgtctggtcttcaaccttcctaaatgttcccacaccacgccgctcctccgctgccttcactggcttccgataacggctagaatccacttcaagacactggtacttgcgtaccatgctgcgaatggatctggcccttcctacatccaggacatggttaaaccgtacaccccagcacgtgcactccgctctgcatcaaccaaacggctcgctgcaccatcactgcgaaggggacccaagttcccttcagcaaaaacacgtgggtttgctatcctggctccaaaatggtggaatgagctccccattgacatcaggacagcagatagcttacacaccttccggcgcagactgaaaactcatctc